In Bombus pascuorum chromosome 13, iyBomPasc1.1, whole genome shotgun sequence, a single genomic region encodes these proteins:
- the LOC132913420 gene encoding uncharacterized protein LOC132913420: MLIPVVSGTWGWGFFALFLFVFATPSPAAIRRADRDHCNKTVDLYEDVSSPAVTSANWGKPLSCWYRFRSFRGTPRDWILRVRFKKFKVGVLENATTCSGGYLQIVDGNTKTEVSNRKDPGIYCGESEQPQTFISETSFVRVIFHADNFTDQTYFSFDSRAEQQFEVYLRYGQHPELYPNRRGEIVPGSYCERVFKDCRLQTCYVQSPAYPGIYPRALHCKYRLNTRLPFIKLYIENEEFNIDGQRCENIMTCPMRPISSGSEHCPYDYIRVYDGKDENSPAIGTFCGMGKFPYSIIGTSEDLYVEFVSSPAGPLLNTGFHFNVGNWPGHVETAGVRNGSCDWLLNSESLHSGNEGIFLSVAHWYPPYTSCTYLLKGRAGEIARLYFPSFRVNRIESPIQPYDGDCGESLTLYDADWPDDAKIIKTFCDTFSKPMEKHDFVSSSNALFVKFESKTGSYSGSSLYYWAHYDFFNATRFGVPVPGTECDETFASWKERSGKFRSPLNTLVYKRPGDPPADLSCTYTFVTDKRLYARVILIVESVSFKVHPYAQCGNCWDSRVDRLIVREPPVTDVNNDQYSQQQQHQQYQQQQHQQHASRQLQNSSIGRGHCICRSTITNGPNSDGQPVLRVISRGEKLELKLLVDGAHAAANYFKQSSPLFEARYEFAHSPLCGPAILPATTDGEIEFPHYEALGYVAPPRQIKCIWELRVNRDRDVWLHFDKIKFASRSCEDGKLEIFLPGSTEPHFGICGENVSYVREMPIISAAQIVPNIRTSGDHESGHFNVDSIQTQTHLQQPVSPPPPSQSSLPTDQQQEEFEWPTVIVQFTGSMAPARAAFKIAWTELYHLPRDASGALNTQKLEEYCGFQCPGDAGCIPARLVCNGVVNCPMPEPRSIFKTTHNGTGLLGIIEEPNDESIETCGTDVVGERGGMAGSGNGVGGLASVVGSAGWAGAGLGAALAILLGLICLVTVCKICRQRATSRDIHVPY; the protein is encoded by the exons ATGCTTATACCGGTGGTGTCGGGCACTTGGGGCTGGGGATTCTTCGCTCTTTTCCTGTTCGTTTTTGCCACCCCCAGTCCAGCTGCTATCCGCAGAG CGGATCGAGATCATTGTAACAAGACAGTGGATTTATACGAAGATGTATCGAGTCCGGCTGTGACTTCCGCAAATTGGGGAAAACCACTATCTTGCTGGTATCgttttcgatcgtttcgtgGAACTCCACGAGATTGGATCCTGCGAGTTCGTTTCAAGAAGTTTAAAGTTGGCGTATTAGAAAATGCCACCACCTGCTCCGGCGGTTATTTACAg ATTGTAGATGGAAACACGAAAACAGAAGTGAGCAATCGAAAAGATCCTGGGATTTATTGTGGTGAGTCGGAGCAACCGCAAACATTTATTTCCGAGACAAGTTTCGTCCGTGTGATATTCCACGCGGATAACTTTACGGACCAAACGTACTTTAGCTTCGACTCCCGCGCGGAACAACAGTTCGAGGTATACTTGAGATACGGCCAACATCCTGAACTCTACCCAAATCGAAGAGGTGAAATTGTGCCCGGTAGCTATTGCGAACGAGTTTTCAAGGATTGCAGGCTACAAACGTGTTACGTACAGAGCCCTGCTTACCCAGGCATTTATCCGCGCGCGTTACATTGTAAGTACCGACTGAATACACGGCTGCCTTTTATAAAGCTCTACATTGAGAACGAGGAGTTCAATATTGACGGGCAAAGATGCGAGAATATAATGACTTGCCCTATGAGACCGATAAGCTCTGGCTCGGAGCATTGTCCGTACGACTATATACGAGTTTACGATGGCAAGGATGAAAATAGCCCGGCGATCGGTACGTTCTGCGGTATGGGAAAATTCCCGTATAGCATAATCGGTACCAGCGAGGATCTCTATGTGGAATTTGTCTCGTCACCAGCGGGACCTCTGTTAAATACCGGTTTTCACTTTAACGTTGGCAATTGGCCGGGTCACGTAGAGACTGCTGGCGTTCGAAACGGTAGCTGCGATTGGTTGTTAAATAGCGAATCTTTGCATAGCGGTAACGAAGGAATATTTCTCTCGGTCGCGCACTGGTATCCACCGTATACCAGCTGTACCTATCTTTTGAAAGGTCGAGCCGGCGAGATCGCGAGACTCTATTTCCCTAGTTTTCGAGTTAACCGGATCGAGTCACCGATACAACCGTACGATGGTGACTGCGGTGAAAGTTTAACACTATACGATGCCGATTGGCCGGACGATGCGAAAATTATCAAAACTTTCTGCGACACGTTTAGCAAACCAATGGAGAAGCACGATTTCGTTTCGAGCTCGAATGCTCTGTTCGTTAAATTCGAGAGCAAAACGGGAAGCTACTCCGGCAGCTCGTTGTATTATTGGGCGCATTATGATTTCTTTAATGCGACGAGGTTCGGCGTGCCTGTACCTGGAACCGAATGCGACGAAACGTTCGCCTCCTGGAAAGAACGATCTGGCAAATTTCGATCGCCGTTAAATACCCTGGTTTACAAGCGACCAGGTGATCCACCGGCGGATCTTTCCTGCACGTATACCTTCGTCACGGACAAACGATTATACGCACGAGTGATTCTTATCGTGGAATCGGTCTCTTTTAAGGTCCATCCGTATGCGCAATGCGGTAACTGTTGGGATAGTCGAGTCGATCGATTGATCGTTAGAGAACCGCCTGTCACGGATGTTAACAATGAccagtattcgcaacagcagcagcatcAACAATATCAACAACAGCAACACCAGCAGCACGCATCGCGTCAATTACAAAATAGCAGTATCGGTAGGGGTCATTGTATTTGTCGATCGACGATAACCAATGGACCAAACAGCGACGGGCAACCGGTGCTTCGCGTGATCTCACGAGGGGAAAAACTTGAATTAAAGCTCCTAGTAGATGGTGCACACGCTGCAGCGAACTATTTTAAACAATCCTCACCGTTGTTCGAGGCAAGGTACGAGTTTGCTCATAGTCCATTATGTGGCCCAGCGATTTTGCCAGCTACGACCGACGGCGAAATTGAATTCCCTCATTACGAAGCACTCGGATACGTTGCCCCGCCTCGACAGATCAAATGTATCTGGGAACTACGAGTGAATCGAGACAGAGATGTTTGGTTACATTTCGACAAGATTAAATTTGCCTCAAGATCCTGCGAGGATGGAAAACTCGAGATATTCTTGCCCGGATCTACCGAACCGCATTTCGGCATATGCGGTGAAAATGTCAGTTACGTACGAGAAATGCCGATCATATCGGCAGCGCAGATCGTCCCAAATATTCGTACGTCCGGGGATCACGAATCTGGACATTTCAACGTGGATTCTATTCAAACTCAAACGCACTTACAGCAACCGGTAtcgccgccgccgccgtcGCAATCCTCACTGCCAACGGATCAACAGCAAGAAGAATTCGAATGGCCGACGGTGATCGTTCAATTCACTGGTTCGATGGCACCGGCGAGAGCCGCGTTTAAAATCGCTTGGACGGAGTTGTATCACTTGCCACGCGATGCTTCGGGCGCTCTGAATACGCAGAAGCTCGAGGAATATTGTGGATTTCAATGTCCGGGCGACGCTGGTTGTATCCCCGCGCGACTTGTTTGTAATGGTGTTGTTAATTGCCCTATGCCAGAACCTCGGTCGATTTTCAAAACAACGCACAACGGTACCGGTTTGCTGGGAATAATCGAGGAACCGAACGACGAATCCATCGAAACTTGCGGCACCGATGTTGTCGGGGAACGTGGTGGCATGGCCGGATCTGGAAACGGTGTCGGTGGCTTGGCCAGCGTCGTTGGATCTGCTGGATGGGCTGGAGCTGGTTTAGGCGCTGCTCTTGCCATTCTTCTCGGTCTCATCTGCTTGGTCACCGTTTGCAAAATTTGTCGGCAACGAGCTACTTCTAGGGACATTCATGTACCTTATTGA